A section of the Triticum dicoccoides isolate Atlit2015 ecotype Zavitan chromosome 7A, WEW_v2.0, whole genome shotgun sequence genome encodes:
- the LOC119330339 gene encoding uncharacterized protein LOC119330339, translated as MVPRAASSRPSQLQPLFLLSLGFSLLLLLSHSLFSPWTTAAPCPPSQSASCSSASICQPRRRSSRIRRLLPACRRERRTTERNTLFLHSSNRPPRAASSNRVMRAASSRLGSHHGTLPAAPPLALELAASGHHFVGLVLLRLDPSDQPLPHASRAVGRSARSDRADGRRRVGSVERGVAPHLLILRRAGKGADKR; from the exons ATGGTGCCTCGAGCCGCTTCAAGCAGGCCAAGCCAGCTGCAACCCCTCTTCCTTCTCTCACTTGGCTtttctcttctccttcttctctctcATTCTCTGTTTTCGCCATGGACAACTGCAGCACCCTGCCCACCGTCTCAGTCAGCCTCATGCTCCTCCGCCTCGATCTGTCAGCCTCGTCGCCGGAGCAGCCGGATCCGCCGTCTCCTGCCTGCCTGCCGTCGGGAGAGGAGGACAACTGAGAGGAACACCCTTTTTCTCCACTCCAGCAACCGGCCTCCCCGCGCTGCCTCCTCCAACCGCGTCATGAGAGCCGCCTCAAGCAGGCTAG GGAGTCACCATGGAACATTACCTGCAGCACCCCCgctcgccttggagctcgccgcctcCGGCCATCACTTCGTCGGCCTTGTGCTCCTCCGCCTCGATCCGTCCGACCAGCCGCTGCCTCATGCCTCGCGTGCTGTCGGGAGGAGCGCCCGTTCAGACCGCGCGGATGGACGACGGCGCGTAGGCAGTGTAGAGCGCGGCGTCGCCCCTCACCTTCTCATCCTCCGCCGCGCTGGAAAGGGAGCAGATAAGAGATAA